One segment of Triticum aestivum cultivar Chinese Spring chromosome 2A, IWGSC CS RefSeq v2.1, whole genome shotgun sequence DNA contains the following:
- the LOC123189316 gene encoding histone H2B.1-like, whose translation MAPKAEKKPAAKKPAEEEPAAEKAEKAPAGKKPRAEKRVPAGKTASKEGGEKRGRKKGKKSVETYKIYIFKVLKQVHPDIGISSKAMSIMNSFINDIFEKLAGEAAKLARYNKKPTITSREIQTSVRLVLPGELAKHAVSEGTKAVTKFTSS comes from the coding sequence GAAGAAGCCTGCGGAGGAGGAGCCCGCGGCGGAGAAGGCCGAGAAGGCCCCTGCTGGGAAGAAGCCGAGGGCCGAGAAGCGGGTTCCGGCGGGCAAGACCGCCTCCAAGGAGGGCGGCGAGAAGAGGGGcaggaagaagggcaagaagagCGTCGAGACCTACAAGATCTACATCTtcaaggtgctgaagcaggtgcacCCTGACATCGGCATCTCCTCCAAGGCCATGTCcatcatgaactccttcatcaacgaCATCTTCGAGAAGCTCGCCGGGGAGGCTGCCAAGCTCGCCCGCTACAACAAGAAGCCCACCATCACCTCCAGGGAGATCCAGACCTCCGTACGCCTCGTCCTCCCTGGGGAGCTCGCCAAGCACGCCGTCTCCGAGGGCACCAAGGCCGTCACCAAGTTTACCTCCTCTTAG